The sequence GTGGATCGTTCACAAGGATTAAACATCACAAGTGTGAACTTTGGTTTCGCAAAAAGATTAAGTGTTCCTGATGATTTCTTTACCGTTTCTCATTCAATTGGGTTTCAATATTATGATTTAAATAATTATGATTATGGTTTATTCAACTTTAAAAACGGTAGTTCAAAAAACCTAAGCTATAATTTCAATTTAACTAGAGATAGTAGAGGTCAGAACCCGATATTTCCAAAATACGGATCATTGTTAAGTTTTGATGCTAAATTAACACCTCCATATTCTTTGTTTAATAAAATAGATTATGGTAACTTAGGCAACGAAAGAGAGTACAAAGTTAGAACTACTCAAATTCAAACAAATCCTAAAACAGGTGCAGATATTCCAATCGGAACGTATTTAGACAAGCAAGGATTACCTGTAGCAAATTGGGAAGATGCAGCACCTAATGAAGAAAAAATCGATCAAAAACGTTTTAATTGGTTAGAGTATTATAAAATCAATTTGAAAGCAGAATGGTATTCTAATTTATTTGCTGATTTAGTTTTAAAAACATCTGGACAATTCGGATTTTTAGGAGCTTATAATCAAGGTAGAGGTTTAATTCCTTTTGAAAGATATTATTTAGGAGGAAGTGGAATGATTAATTATTCAATGGATGGTAGAGAAAATATTGCATTGAGAGGTTACCCAGACAACTCTTTATCCCCAGTAAATTCAAATGGTGTTGATATTGGTGGAACTGTGTACAATAAATTTGCCCTAGAATTACGTTATCCTATAACACTTAAACAATCTATGAGTGCTTACGTATTAGGATTCTTTGATGCTGGTGCTTCTTATGCGTCATTCAAAAACTATAATCCGTTTAAGTTACAACGTGGAGCCGGAGCCGGAGTACGTGTACACATGCCAATGTTTGGTCTTTTAGGAATTGATTTCGGATATGGATTTGATAAGATTCCTGGAACAAATCAAAAAGGTGGCTATCAAGTACACTTTGTCTTAGGGCAACAGTTCTAATGGCACAATATTTGAAAAATAACATTTATGAAAAATTTTTTAGTTTCGATTCTTTTTCTTTCAGTTAGTTCATTTGTTTTCGGACAGAATGGCAAAACTGCTTATGTTGATATTTATCATATATTAAAAAAGAGTCCCGAATATACCGAGGCAAATTTGGAACTAGAAAAACGTGTCAAAGATTGGCAATCACAAATCAATAAGAAAAAAGCAGAAGTCACAAAAATGAAAGATGCTTTACTAACTGAACGCGCATTGTTAACAAGTCAGCTTATTGAAGAAAAAGAAGATGAAATCAGAATGGTTGAATCAGAACTTAATACGCTTCAACAAGAAAAATTTGGCACAGATGGTGATTATTTCAATCAACATCAGAATATATACAAACCTATTTTAGATCAAATTCATACGATAACAAATGATATTGCTGCTAAAAAGAAATATGATGTAGTCCTAGTAAAAGGAGATGGCAACACCATGCTTTATGCAAACAAGCGCAATGATATTACGGATCTTGTATTAAAAGAAATGGAGCGTAGCCGTACTCGTGGTAAATTATCTAAAAAAGAAATTGCTGATTTAGAAGCACAAGATAAAATTGCCGAAAGTAAAGAAAGACAACGTAACAAAAGAGATGAATTAAGAGAAAGACAAAAAGATATTGAATCAGGATTATTAAATCCATCAAATACAAACGAAAATAACCGCGAATCAAATCCGATTGGTCCTACTGAAACAGATGCTGAAAAAAGAAATAGAATCAACCAAGAACGAATCGCTGAAGCTAAAAAGAAACAAGAGGAAATTAGAGCTGCACAACTTGAAAAGATTGAAGCTCAAAAGTTAGCAATAAAAAAGAAACAAGAAGAATTAAAACTTGCTCGAGAAAAAGCAGCACAAGATGCATTAGATAGAAAAAACAATATTGGTCAAAAATCTAACAGCACTCAAAATTCTCAAAAAGAGATGACGGAAAAGCAGAAAGAAATGATGGAAGCTCGTCTACAAAAAGCTAAAGAAGCAAAAGAAAAAAGAGACCAATTGTTAGCCGAACGAAAATTAGCTGCTCAAAAACGCCAAGAAGAGGCTAAAAAACTTCAAGAAGAACGTATACAAAAAATGAAAGAAGATAAAGAAAAACGTTTGAAAGAATTAGAAGAAAGAAAGAAAAATAATTAAATATTAAATCAAAAACAATTAAATAGTACGATTAAAATGAGAAAATTAAAAAGTTTAGTAATTGCAGCAGTTTTATTTTTAGGAGTAAATTCAAATATGACAGCTCAAACAAAAGTTGCACATATTAATTTAAGTGAATTAATTCCTTTAATGCCAGAAGTTAAAGCTGCAAATGACCAAATAAAAAAATTAGCTGAAGGTTTTGATAAAGACTATAAAGCAATGACAACTGAATACCAAACAAAAGCTGAGAAATACAGTAAAGAAGCTCCAACAGCAGGTGACGCATTAAACGAAACCAGATCAAGAGAGTTACAAGAATTTGGTGTTAGAATTGAAAAATTTGAACAAACAGCACAAGCTGAATTACAAAAAAAGCAAGTTGAATTAAACACACCAATTTTAGAAAAAGCAAGATTAGCAATTCATAAAGTTGCTAAAGCTAAAGGTTACGAAATGGTTTTAGATTCAACTCCTGGAGCTGGAGTTATCATGGCAGACACAGGAGATATTTTCCAAGATGTTAAAGCTGAATTAAAAATAAAATAATATCCGTATAGATAAATATAAAACTGTCAGAAATGGCAGTTTTTTTTTATTTTTGTATTTATGAAAGAGTACAATCCCATTGGTTTATTTGATTCAGGAATTGGAGGAACAACAATTTGGAGAGAAGTAAACAAATTACTTCCTAATGAAGATACTATCTATTTAGCGGATAGTAAAAATGCTCCGTATGGTCAAAAAAGTAAAGAAGAAATTATTCATTTAAGTGAAAAAAATGTAGAGTTTTTACTTAATAAAAATTCAAAAATAATAGTTATAGCCTGTAACACCGCAACAACCAACGCTATTGATTATTTAAGAGCAAAATATAAAACTCCTTTAATTGGACTTGAACCAGCCATCAAACCCGCATCAAACCAATCAAAAACTGGCGTAATTGGCGTTTTAGCAACAAAAAGTACAATCGAAAGCGAATTGTTCCAAAAGGGCGTAAACACCTTTGAGAACACTGAAATAATCACTCAGATTGGCTATAATTTAGTTTCACTTATTGAATCTGGTCAAATAAATTCAAAAACAACAAAAAAATTATTAGAAGAGTATTTGAATCCGATGATTGAAAAAAATATCGACCAGCTTGTGTTAGGTTGTACACACTATCCATATCTGATTCCAATCATCAAACAAATAATACCTGATACAATTAAAATTATAGATTCAGGAGAAGCTGTAGCAAAACAAACAAAAAATATTTTAAACTCATTAAATCTATTAAACTTAACTAATATTCATCCTAAAAATGAATTTTTTATTAATACAGATTCATCAGTACTAAAATCTTTTTTACCTAATATAAATTCTGTTTATGAATTAGACTTTTAACAAAAAAATCTTCAAATTAATTTGAAGATTTTTTTTGTTATTGCCAACTTGAATACATGATGTAATTATTTGCGATTCGTTCGATTTCTCCTTTAAAATCGGAAGCTTCTAAATCTTTTACTTTTTTGGCTGGAATTCCAGCATAAATAGCATTAGATTCTAAAATTGAATTTTGAGTTACAACCGAACCTGCTCCGATGATTACATTACTTTTAACGATACAATTATCCATCACAATAGCCCCCATTCCGATTAAGACATCATCTTCTATAGTACAGCCATGAACAATTGCATTATGCCCGATAGAAACATTATTCCCAATTATTGTTGCGTGTTTTAAGTACGTACAATGAATAACTGCTCCATCTTGTATATTTACTTTGTTACCAATTTTTATTGCGTTTACATCGCCTCTTATTACAGCATTATACCAAACACTACACTGAATTCCGAATGTAACATCTCCAACTATAGTAGCATTTTCTGCCAAATAACAATCATCTGGAATCTTTGGAGTAATTCCGTTTATTTCTTTTATTAAAGCCATTTTATAATTAAATTAAAAAAATCCCGATAAATATCGGGATTTTATTTTATTAGAAGTTAACTGAAGGACAGCTACATTTATAACTTGAGTTTCTACATAAAAAATTAAACCCTAATGTTAATTGATGGAATCCACCCTTTTCGAATTTAACATCACCAAATTGATGAGAATAAGTATAACCTAACATCATGTTTTTATATTTTACACCAAGGATCGGAGAAACAGAATGATAGTATTGTTTTTTGGTCTCATCTGTTTTTACATATTCAGCACCGTCAAAAGCTGTACGATATGAAATACCTGCAAAGAATTGTCCGTTTGTAAACTCTTTGTACATTTTCATGTTTACATCTAACATTTTTTCGTTTGTTTTTTCAGTATATTGAAATAAAACAGAAGGTTCCCATGTAAAACCAGAATTACTATAAGTACCAAATACATAACCTGTAGAGAATAAATATTTTCTTAAGTTATCACTTTCTATATCAGAATAAATATCACTTTTTGTTGTAAAAGCATTTTTAACAGTTGCATGTGCATAAAAATCTAGATAATGGTATGACACACCAAAATCAGCCATAAAAGAAACATCCTTTTGATCTACTCCTCCATTAACTAAAGGATCAAATGTATTACCAAAACTAGATTCATCTAAAGTAGTTTGATTAACACCCGCACTAATACCAAATGAAAGTTGATTTAAATCATAATAACTTCTTGAGAAATTAATATGATGCGCGTACGTAAGTTTAGCTCCATACTGAGAATGATAACCATTTCTATCATTAAACGCAATAAAACCAACACCCGATTGTTCTCCAACTTTAGTATTAAAACTCAAAGTTTGTAATGCAGGGGATTTATCATTATCTGTCCATTGTTGACGAGCAGATAAACGAATTTTAGCACAATTCGCAGCTCCCGCCATAGATGGGTGAATTAGATAATAATTATCTGTTAAATAATCTGAATAAACAGATAGACCTTCTTGAGCTATACTAGCTTGAGAAATGAAAAGTGATGACACTAATAATAATAAAGGCTTTTTAAAAATATTCATTCGTTATCTTTTTAATGTAAAGTGACCTGTAGCTTCTTTTTGTAATCCTGTGTTTGGTTCAATATATTCAGCTTTAAACCAGTAATCTGTTGATGGTAATGGTTTGTTGTTAAACGTCCCATCCCATCCTTCACCTGCTGGACTTAATTGCTTTAATAATTTTCCTTGTCTGTCAAAGATATAAATTTTTGCTTCAGGTTGATCTTTTAATGCAAAAATATTCCAAGTATCGTTATATCCATCATTATTTGGTGTAAAGAATTTAGGATAATTCAACACATTTATAACTTTTGATGTTGCACATGCGTTTAATCCTTTTACTTTAACCCAGATAATATGTGTTCCTGGAGCAACATCTACAAAGATATTACTATCTTGATAAGCTCCTTCATCCATAGCATATTCCAATAATGTTCCTGGTGTAGCTGATGCTATAACTTCTACAACATTTGTTTCTGAGAATCCTTCACTTATTTTGATTTCATCTATAGAAACTGCCGGTGCTACTTGAACGTTTATCGTTTGTGTTACTGAACATCCTGTTTCATTTGACGTTACAGTAACTGTATAATTTCCTGCAGCTGTTGCTTCATGAGATGGTCCATTATTTGCTAATATATTACCATTTTGCATCCAAGTAAATGTGTACTGTCCTGCTGGTAATTCTGTATCCATTAAGTAACCATTTACTCTTCCTGTTCTGAAATCTGTACAAACATATCCGTTTGGTATTGGTTCAAAACTTGGAGCTTTACTCATTGTTACAAAGAACTGAACTGTTGCAGTACATAATTCCTCATTATCTAAATTAAACACTTCTGCAATTACTAACTGAGGATTACTTGTTATCGGGAATTGCGTTGATGATGATGCATTTCCTGCGTTGTAATTCGCCCAAGATGAATAATATCTCACTCCTAAATTTCCTGTTAAATTTTGTGTAGAGATAATTCCTGCATTCAATGTTGTGATATCAGCTGGTCCAAATCCATCATTTACACCATCTGTATCACAGAATGCTAAACTTACTGATGGTGGATATGCAAATACTTTTTCTTCAACTTTTAAATCTAGAGATGCTATTGAATAACATCCTGTAACTCTATGTTGAACTCGCACCCAAATTGTCTGTAAATATGCTGCTGCATTCGTATAAATATAAGGAATCGGTGCTGCTCCTAACAATGCTGCTGTTTCAGTTACATAATAACGAACATCAAAATTCGCTGGGTTTTGATTTCCTAAAACTTGTGGATCTTTATCGCGTAAGTCAAAAGTATAAATTCCGTCTGTATTCAATTCACATGCTAACAATGGCGTTAATGTTCCAATTGTTGGTAAAGAATTTACTATCAATTGTAATGGCACAATTACAAAACAACTTTCTGATAAGATAGTTGGTGTATTTGACACACGAACGTAAACTGTCATTGATCCTGTTAAGAAATCTTCTGGTGTACCAATAGCACCAACATTATTTATCGCTTCTTGTTCTGTTATAAAATATTTATATGTCAAAGTAGCGTTTCCATTACTTAGGTCTGGTTGTGCTAATCTTAAATCAAAGGATGCCTCTCCACTTCCTAAAGCTGTTTCACATTTTTGTAAAGCTGTTGGGGTTAAATTTGGTTCTGGTAATGGCAATACACGAATTGTCAATGTAGTATATGAAAAACATCCATGCATATTCTCTACTGAAACCCAAATTGTTTGTGGATTTGATGTATTTACATATGAAGTTGGATTGGTAATATGATTAAATCCTGCTTTTGCTTCTGCTTCATTTGTATAATATTTCAATGTTACTCCAAAAATTTGACCTTGCGTAATTTGACCTTGTCTCATTGTTAAGTCAAATGTTGTTTGTCCATCATTTGGTAAGCCGTTATCACACAATGCAATTGGTGATGGTAATCCTAATGGTAACGGTGTATTTACTACAACATTAAAACTTTTCACCTCAAAACATGACGTTGGATGTGCTGCATTCTGAACTCGTACCCAAATCGTTTGTGGATTTGATGTATTCAAATAAGTTTCTGGATTTGCAATCCAATTGGTTCCAACATTTGCTAAAACTAATGATGTAAAATAACGTACTTCATAAGTTCCTGGTATAGTTTGCGCTGCTAGAATCAATGGTGTTTGTTGTGCTAAATTGATCGGCGTTATTCCGTCAAATAAATCAGCATGAACATCACATGTTACTACATCTGGTAAAACTACTGGCATTTTAGGTGAAACTAATAAACGGAAAGTCACTTTGTAAACAGAGAAACATCCTGTTTGTGGATTTGTTGCTCTTACCCAAACTGATGGGTTTGATGGCTGTAAGTTATTATATGCTTCTGGTCCTAAAATAGGTAATACATTATTTTGTGCATTAGCTTGTGTTTCGAAATATTTCAATTCATATGCTGGTCCTCCATTTAAAAACTGCGCATTGTAACTTGTTAAATTTATTGTTCCAAAACTTGAATCTGTATTACTACAAACATCAATTGGTGCAATTGGAATATTCAATACTGGTATTGGTGTTACACGAATATCCATAGTTGTTGTTGTAAAACAACCTGTGCTTAAACGCTGTACACGAACATGTAAAGTTTGAACATTTTGTACAACATTTTGATATGGTGATGCCAATGGATTTGATCCTGAATTTGCATCTGCTAATGAATAATGGAAAGTTACTTGTAACCCTGTTTGTGAACCAGTTATTACTGGTATTTTACTCGCTAAATCAAAAACTTGGAATCCATCAAAATTATCATCACATAACGAATATGTTGCTACTGGATTTGCAACTACTGGCGTTGGATCAGTAATTAAAACTAGCCTAACAACTTTTGCGCATTCTTGTCCAATACCTTCAACTCTAACAAAAACTATATTTGAAGTTAAATTTGAATAACTCGCTGGGTTTGTAATATCATTAGTCCCTGCATTAGCATTTACTTCATTAGTATAATAAGTTACAATATAATCTAATGGATCTAAACCGTTTAAAATCTCAGCTTTTTTAGAAGTCAAATCAAAATCTGCAATCCCGTTATTATCAGAATCACAAACATGTAAAGGTGTTGGATTTGAAATATTAGGAGTTGGTTTCACTTTCAACATAATTGGCATTGTAGCGAAACATTTAGAATTAATTCGTGTTACCCTAACATAAATTGTTTGATTATTAGCAACAGTATTTTGATAAGCGCCAATATCTTGAATCTTATTAGCATTATTATTAGCATCAGCTAAAGTTTCATGATAAGTTATAAGTAAATCAGCAGGAACTGGATTCTCTGTAACTATAATTGTCGTTGGAATTAAATTAAAAACAGCAAATCCATCGTTGTTAACATCACAAACTTCTAACGGAGCGACAGGTGCTAAAACAGGCGCTTCAACAATCTGTAAAGGTTGTGTAACAATTATGTAACATCCTGTTTGCTGATTAATAACTCTAATAAAAATATCTCCTTGTGGTCCAGAATAAATCAAAGGCAAACTTGTAGCAACATCACCAATTTCAGCCTCAGCATAAGTTCTATAATATTGTAATGCGATATTAGTTTGATCTCCAACAATTGCATTTTGATTAATACTCAAGTCAAAAGTAGCAAAACCTGCTGTGTAAACTTCACATGACCTTAATACTTCTGGAGTATTAACCACTGGTAAATCGTATAAATATAAATTAAATGATTGAATTCCAAAAATTTCAACATCACTATCATCTTGTACTCTTACCCAAATTGTCTCGCCATCTGTAGCTGTATAATTTGATATAAGATTATTATCTATTGGATTTGTTTGCAATTGTGCATCCTCCTCTGAGTGATAGAAAGTAACTGTATATCCAATAATTCCGTGATAAACTAAATTTTTATATGGATTAAAATCAAATGAGTTTGGTTGCGCACCAATACATACAGACATATCTGGCAAATGCTCTAATTGTAAAGTACAATTATCTAAAGCAATAGTAAAAGATTCAACTCTTGAACATGGTATTGTTAATCCTGTAATACGAACCCAAATTGTTACAGGTTCTGTATCATTATTATCAAATAAATATGTTGATGAAATCGAATTTTCATTATTCTTAGCATCTTCTTCAGTTAAGAAATAACTAAAAATAACAGGCTCATTAGTAACGCCTTCTTCAGAATCTTTTAAATTAAAGATAGTTGAAGCTCCAATTGTTGGACAAGAATTTAGATTTTTAGGTAAATTAGAAATCTCCAACTCATCAAAAAATTCTATCAGAACTGGTTCAGGATTTTGTTCACAAGCCCCGAAAATGGCAGTAATCATCACACCATACAGACCCGCCTCTGTTACTGTATAAGTTGCTCCTGTAGCTCCTGGTATCAGTTCACCATCTTTAGTCCATTGAAACAAATATTGATCTGGATTTAAACCAGTTGATAATTCATATTCTTCTTCAGCACACATTGCTGAACCATCTACTTTAAGACGATTTTCACCTAAATTAGGCATTCCAATATCAAAACTTCCACCTTCAATAAAAACTGCAGAATCTAAGATAAAATCTGTTCTATCTTGAATAACCAGCTTGATATGATAAAGTACACCAGCCGAAACTTCTGAAGCCGCTGTCAACTTAACCGTTTGTCCACTATAATTCAAAACTGAATTTGGATCTCCTTGATTGAATGACCCGAAATACTCAACATTTTCAGATTCACAACCATCATTATATTGACTATCTCTAATTGTAACTACAGAAACAGGTATATTTGTACCAGGAAGTAAAGCTAAATTAGTAACTTCACCAGTTTCAGTATTGGTAAGAAAAAAAGCAAATGAATCTGAAAAAAAACATTGAGCTCCACCATATTCTTGAGAAGCAAATAAGAAATTAAAGCTCATCTCATCTGTAAATGGTCTAAAATCGAACTCAATCACAGAAGCATTATGATAATTTGCAGTTTCTTGAAAATAATCATTCATATAATTAGTAAGCTGAGTATCTGCAACCCAAGCGGCATTACCATTGTTTTGAGACGAAGAACCGTATGGTCCAGGCGCACTCATTGCAGCTCCAGAAGATAAAACGATTCCAGAAGCCATTGGAAAATTTGGATTTGTATTAGTAAAAGAACCAATACTATTTACTGACCCAAACTGATTTCCATTTTTCCATGTAATATTTGTAATTTCAGCACAAGGAGTATTAATTAATACTTCTGTGATTAACTCCTCAACTGTATATTGCGTTGTACTAACTGTAATTGGCTGGGAAATACCCCAAAAGCAAGACAAGAGCATACATAACAACAAGTACTTTTTCATAAATTTATACGGGTTAGTTTATTTATGGTAATTTTAAATTAAACAAATGTTAATTTTTCGTTTAAATTCCAAATATAAATAATCAATCCATATTTCTTTGTTAATTTTGAAAAAAATCTTAAAAAATGTTTAAAGTCAATATAAAAGAAACGCAAAACCCTGCAATTCTTAAATTCGAATTCCCAGATTTCTTAACTTACGGAGCTAATTTTGAATATAAAAACATCGATGAAACCGAAAATTCGCCTTTAGCCAAAAAATTATTTTACTTACCATTTGTAAAAACAGTTTATATTTCTGGTAATTTCATTGCAATTGAACGTTTTTCAATTGTTGAATGGGCAGACGTTCAAGATGCTGTTGCTGAAGAAATTGAAAAATTTATTACAGATGGCGGTAAAGTTTTAATCGAAACAGAAAATAGTCAAAACAAAAAAATCCCAGTTACGGTTTACGGAGAAACTACTCCAAATCCAGCAGTTTTAAAATTTGTCGCAAACAAAAAACTTACAAAAACTGCAATCGAATTTAAAAACATTGACCAAACTGACGTTTCTCCTTTAGCTAAAGAATTATTTAAATTTCCGTATGTAAAAGAAGTTTTTATCGATGAGAATTATGTTTCAATTTCAAAATACGATTCTTACGATTGGAACGACATCACTATTGAAGTTCGTAGTTTCATCAAAAACTTTATCGAAAATGGTGGTACTGTAATTGAAGAAGATTTGATTGTTAAAACAGAAGTTCACGAAAAAAATCAAGAAGAATACTTCGACAAACTAGATGTAACTTCTCAACAAATCATTAATATTTTAGAAGAATATGTTAAACCAGCAGTTGCTGCTGATGGCGGAAACATTTCGTTTAATAGTTATGACGATGCTACAAAACGTGTTTCTGTAACTTTACAAGGTGCTTGTAGCGGATGTCCTTCATCTACTTTTACACTTAAAAACGGCATTGAAAATATGTTACGTCAGATGTTAAACGACAACGACATTATTGTAGAAGCAAACAACGGTTAAAAATCAAACGTTCACTAAACCAAGTGAACGTTTTTTTATTTAATTCTTAAGTGTATTTTTACAACAATTATTTAATCCACAAATGAATCAACTAAAAAACGCACATTCGCCCTATTTACTTCAACATGCCGAAAATCCAGTACACTGGAAATTTTGGAACAACGAATCTTTAGAACAAGCTCTGAAAGAAAACAAACTACTCCTTATAAGTATTGGATATTCTGCTTGTCATTGGTGCCATGTGATGGAACATGAATGTTTTGAAGATTTTGATGTTGCAGAAGTAATGAACAATCATTTTGTTTCGATAAAAATTGACCGTGAAGAACAACCCGAAGTTGATGCTATATACATGAAAGCACTTCAGTTGATGACAAAACAAGGCGGTTGGCCATTAAATATTGTTGCACTTCCGAACGGAAAACCAGTTTGGGGAGCAACTTATGCCAGCAAAAGTCAATGGATTGAAGTATTAACTCAATTATCCGATTTATATAAAAATGACCCAGAAAAAATGGTCGATTATGCAGACAAACTTTTAAATGGAATTGAAATAATAAGTAACACCGATGAGTTACCTAAAAGTGAATCGTCGTTTAATTTAAATCATTTGATTCAGAAATGGAGTAAAAGTTTTGATTGGGAATATGGTGGATATGCACGAGCACCAAAATTCATGATGCCTAGCAATCTCGAATTTCTTCAAGACTACGGTTTTTTAACCAATGATAAAAACATCTTAAATTTTGTAGATTTAAGCTTAACTAAAATGGCTTGGGGTGGTCTTTTCGATACCATTCATGGTGGCTTTAGTCGATATTCTGTAGATGTAAAATGGCATATCCCACATTTCGAAAAAATGTTATATGACAATGCTTTACTTTTAAAAGTTTACTCAGATGCTTATAAACGTACACAAAACAATCTTTACAAAGAAGTTATTGAAAAGACAATTCAGTTTTTAAAAGATGAATTTTTAAATACTCAAGGTGGATTTTATGCTGCGTTCGATGCAGATTCGTTAACTCCAGAAAACAAATTAGTTGAAGGTGCTTATTATAGTTGGAAAATTGAAGAATTAAAAACAATTTTAAAAGATGATTTTAATCTATTTTCAGAAGTTTTTAATATCAATGATTTCGGCTATTGGGAAGATGATTTTTATGTTTTGATTCAAAATAAAGAACTTGATAAAATCGCAGAAGAAGCTAATATTACATTTGAAGTCTTAATCGAAAAGAAAAAAAACTGGGAAACGCTTTTAAAAACATATCGAGACAAAAGAAATAAACCAAGACTTGATGATAAAATCATAACCTCGTGGAACGGAATGCTTTTATCTGGATTAGTTCATGCAAATAGTATTTTAAAAGACATTGAAATAGAAGAAACAATTTATAATTTAGAATCGTTTATTTCAAATCATTTAACCAAAGAAGATTATAATTTAGGTCATGTTTACAAAAACGATAATTTATACATCGATGGTTTGTTTGAAGATTATGCATTTG comes from Flavobacterium sp. I3-2 and encodes:
- a CDS encoding NifU family protein, which translates into the protein MFKVNIKETQNPAILKFEFPDFLTYGANFEYKNIDETENSPLAKKLFYLPFVKTVYISGNFIAIERFSIVEWADVQDAVAEEIEKFITDGGKVLIETENSQNKKIPVTVYGETTPNPAVLKFVANKKLTKTAIEFKNIDQTDVSPLAKELFKFPYVKEVFIDENYVSISKYDSYDWNDITIEVRSFIKNFIENGGTVIEEDLIVKTEVHEKNQEEYFDKLDVTSQQIINILEEYVKPAVAADGGNISFNSYDDATKRVSVTLQGACSGCPSSTFTLKNGIENMLRQMLNDNDIIVEANNG
- a CDS encoding thioredoxin domain-containing protein, with protein sequence MNQLKNAHSPYLLQHAENPVHWKFWNNESLEQALKENKLLLISIGYSACHWCHVMEHECFEDFDVAEVMNNHFVSIKIDREEQPEVDAIYMKALQLMTKQGGWPLNIVALPNGKPVWGATYASKSQWIEVLTQLSDLYKNDPEKMVDYADKLLNGIEIISNTDELPKSESSFNLNHLIQKWSKSFDWEYGGYARAPKFMMPSNLEFLQDYGFLTNDKNILNFVDLSLTKMAWGGLFDTIHGGFSRYSVDVKWHIPHFEKMLYDNALLLKVYSDAYKRTQNNLYKEVIEKTIQFLKDEFLNTQGGFYAAFDADSLTPENKLVEGAYYSWKIEELKTILKDDFNLFSEVFNINDFGYWEDDFYVLIQNKELDKIAEEANITFEVLIEKKKNWETLLKTYRDKRNKPRLDDKIITSWNGMLLSGLVHANSILKDIEIEETIYNLESFISNHLTKEDYNLGHVYKNDNLYIDGLFEDYAFVIQAYIDLYSNSFNEEYLQKAKNYTHVAFDLFYDVEKHFFCSHRKDPNLIIKHFEIEDNVIPASNSVMANNLLILGQLFQNSYFTETAKKMTHHILETIDYASAFSHWLLAFLKTKNTFTEITIMGSEVKEYLHIIYEKYYPNSLKTGSKNKSSLPFLKDYKINQNTEIYICTNNNCLQPMKDLNEFLNYYQNINK
- a CDS encoding choice-of-anchor L domain-containing protein → MKKYLLLCMLLSCFWGISQPITVSTTQYTVEELITEVLINTPCAEITNITWKNGNQFGSVNSIGSFTNTNPNFPMASGIVLSSGAAMSAPGPYGSSSQNNGNAAWVADTQLTNYMNDYFQETANYHNASVIEFDFRPFTDEMSFNFLFASQEYGGAQCFFSDSFAFFLTNTETGEVTNLALLPGTNIPVSVVTIRDSQYNDGCESENVEYFGSFNQGDPNSVLNYSGQTVKLTAASEVSAGVLYHIKLVIQDRTDFILDSAVFIEGGSFDIGMPNLGENRLKVDGSAMCAEEEYELSTGLNPDQYLFQWTKDGELIPGATGATYTVTEAGLYGVMITAIFGACEQNPEPVLIEFFDELEISNLPKNLNSCPTIGASTIFNLKDSEEGVTNEPVIFSYFLTEEDAKNNENSISSTYLFDNNDTEPVTIWVRITGLTIPCSRVESFTIALDNCTLQLEHLPDMSVCIGAQPNSFDFNPYKNLVYHGIIGYTVTFYHSEEDAQLQTNPIDNNLISNYTATDGETIWVRVQDDSDVEIFGIQSFNLYLYDLPVVNTPEVLRSCEVYTAGFATFDLSINQNAIVGDQTNIALQYYRTYAEAEIGDVATSLPLIYSGPQGDIFIRVINQQTGCYIIVTQPLQIVEAPVLAPVAPLEVCDVNNDGFAVFNLIPTTIIVTENPVPADLLITYHETLADANNNANKIQDIGAYQNTVANNQTIYVRVTRINSKCFATMPIMLKVKPTPNISNPTPLHVCDSDNNGIADFDLTSKKAEILNGLDPLDYIVTYYTNEVNANAGTNDITNPASYSNLTSNIVFVRVEGIGQECAKVVRLVLITDPTPVVANPVATYSLCDDNFDGFQVFDLASKIPVITGSQTGLQVTFHYSLADANSGSNPLASPYQNVVQNVQTLHVRVQRLSTGCFTTTTMDIRVTPIPVLNIPIAPIDVCSNTDSSFGTINLTSYNAQFLNGGPAYELKYFETQANAQNNVLPILGPEAYNNLQPSNPSVWVRATNPQTGCFSVYKVTFRLLVSPKMPVVLPDVVTCDVHADLFDGITPINLAQQTPLILAAQTIPGTYEVRYFTSLVLANVGTNWIANPETYLNTSNPQTIWVRVQNAAHPTSCFEVKSFNVVVNTPLPLGLPSPIALCDNGLPNDGQTTFDLTMRQGQITQGQIFGVTLKYYTNEAEAKAGFNHITNPTSYVNTSNPQTIWVSVENMHGCFSYTTLTIRVLPLPEPNLTPTALQKCETALGSGEASFDLRLAQPDLSNGNATLTYKYFITEQEAINNVGAIGTPEDFLTGSMTVYVRVSNTPTILSESCFVIVPLQLIVNSLPTIGTLTPLLACELNTDGIYTFDLRDKDPQVLGNQNPANFDVRYYVTETAALLGAAPIPYIYTNAAAYLQTIWVRVQHRVTGCYSIASLDLKVEEKVFAYPPSVSLAFCDTDGVNDGFGPADITTLNAGIISTQNLTGNLGVRYYSSWANYNAGNASSSTQFPITSNPQLVIAEVFNLDNEELCTATVQFFVTMSKAPSFEPIPNGYVCTDFRTGRVNGYLMDTELPAGQYTFTWMQNGNILANNGPSHEATAAGNYTVTVTSNETGCSVTQTINVQVAPAVSIDEIKISEGFSETNVVEVIASATPGTLLEYAMDEGAYQDSNIFVDVAPGTHIIWVKVKGLNACATSKVINVLNYPKFFTPNNDGYNDTWNIFALKDQPEAKIYIFDRQGKLLKQLSPAGEGWDGTFNNKPLPSTDYWFKAEYIEPNTGLQKEATGHFTLKR